The genomic DNA TCGGACCAGTGCAACCTTGGACATTCCCCTTCCGATCACCTACACTCCCACCACCCACCGCATCAGCAAAGCAAAGAAGGGAAAGCGTGTGCATGCCTGCCAGTATCCTGGCTGTGAAAAGGTGTTTACCAGAGCCGAACATCGGAGGTATGCTTCTCTATCCACCACTGTCCAGCTGTCGATGACATACTAAACATCTACCAGACGCCATGAGCTGAACCACAACCCTGAGGCCCTTTTCCGTTGTACCTACTCTGAGTGCCAGAGAACATTCCACCGTCAGGATTTGCTTAATCGCCACATTGAGCGACAGTATGTTTTGTCTTTTTCGCCCCCTTAGTGGTAGAACGATGCTAATGACTTTCTACAGTGAGCTCGATGCTCAGATGGAACACGCAGCCCGTTGGAAGCAAACCCAACTTCCTGTCGCACCCCAACCTTATCCTTCCAAGAACCTCATGCCTACGCCCTTCGACTCCAACATGTTCCTGCCTACACCACAACAGTCGACCTCGACTTCTATGTCCATCGACTCCCTCGTCACCCCCGAAATCCGCCTAGACCTTACCAACGATCAACCCTTCCAATGGGATGGTCTCGACTTTCCTTTGTACCCTCAGCAGCCTTCTCTGCTTCGGAGCCCTATGCCTGAGCCCATCGACGACAACTCTTCTTTCTACTCGTACCCCGAGTCCTGCGCTTCCCCGTCCTCCTCTGGGGGTGCTACATTCCTTTCTTCTCGCCCAGGCTCCTCGCTCTCCTCCACACCGGCTACGACGATGGAATCATATCAAGAAAATTACCCCGAGCCCATCCTCGATTGCGGCTTGACTTCCTCACCATTGCCTCTGCAGGCGGACTTGCCGCCATTGGATTTCTCCGGTGTCGATATTTCGTGGTCGGATATTGAGCCTCTTTCGCTTGATGGGGATTTTGCGCCTCAGGTAAGCGACATTCCAATAATTATAATATGAAGGACACGAAGCTGACTTGTTCGAATTAGCCCCTACAATACAACACCGCCCCTGCATGGACACTTCCCCAAGAGGAATCCGACCCGCAGCAATACGCAGCGAAGTCATTCTTCTTCTAGTTGTCTCAGTAACActagtatatatatctcttttgttcatttcctttgtctGATATAAAATGACGAGATGACCCTGGAGAGTCTCCACTGATGCTGGCATGGTTATGGTGATGGAGTTTTTgattttctttcctttgtaCTTACATATACCCACTTTGAATTTGATGTTATACCATATGGATTACTGTGTCTATCAAAAGAGAGTACTAAATTTTCTCATTATAACCTTGCGACCTTATCCTGCGCTTCGATCAGCCACAATAGGAAAGACTAAGAATACCCGAACTAAGTTATAGATCTTTAAATTGAATATATTCGAATCTTGATGTAAAAGAATGGATCTTGTTCACTCCTGGTACAATAGCATGTACCAATCACATGGTAAAGTTCAATTGGCATGAATTCTACACGGTTCGAGCCTTGAAATTGATCTCGACATCGTAATTTTGAAGCCTAAGAACTGGACAGCCCAGTCCGATTGAAAGCCTAATGATATCAGAGTGAACCTTCAACTTGTCTCACAGGCAGCACTTTCAAGCAACCCGCCTACAACTC from Aspergillus chevalieri M1 DNA, chromosome 1, nearly complete sequence includes the following:
- a CDS encoding uncharacterized protein (COG:S;~EggNog:ENOG410PPW6;~InterPro:IPR036236,IPR013087;~PFAM:PF00096) is translated as MRRTSATLDIPLPITYTPTTHRISKAKKGKRVHACQYPGCEKVFTRAEHRRRHELNHNPEALFRCTYSECQRTFHRQDLLNRHIERHELDAQMEHAARWKQTQLPVAPQPYPSKNLMPTPFDSNMFLPTPQQSTSTSMSIDSLVTPEIRLDLTNDQPFQWDGLDFPLYPQQPSLLRSPMPEPIDDNSSFYSYPESCASPSSSGGATFLSSRPGSSLSSTPATTMESYQENYPEPILDCGLTSSPLPLQADLPPLDFSGVDISWSDIEPLSLDGDFAPQPLQYNTAPAWTLPQEESDPQQYAAKSFFF